The region GATGATTCTCCAGCAGGGTGTTTTGAGATGATCTAAGGACGCCAGAACATACACAAACTTGAAAACACATCCCAGGGCTGGCCCTCTTAGGAGCTTGGGAATCACGGATTGTTACTGATAAAACGGACCTTAGCAAGTGTGCAATCTGACCTTAAAGCAAGAGCCCTGAAACTCTCGCTAGATGGaactagctggccttgaacttgcagtgagCCTCTCGCTTCTGCCTGGGATAAACAGGCTTGCTGCCCCACGTCTGGCTAGTTCTTAAGGATACATTTGCGTTTGTTTTCTAAGACTAAATTTGGGATTAGGGTTAGGGTAGGAGCAAAGTGGCTCCTCACTactcagtctgtctctctcatgGTTTGAGGGGGCTGCAGAGGCACAGTTTCCTCAGCCTGGGCGGGCAGGTTTTCCAAGAGCCAGGTTAATCCGTCTGGCCCTCACTTTCGCCCTTACAAACTCTCTTAACTCTTTGGAGAGGTGGACAGTCCACTTTCTGAACTCACTGCAACTGGGGCTCCCTTTGCTTCAGCAGCGATTTGGCCTTAAAATCTGTGACAGACTGAGTTGATAGTCTCACCacggaaaggggagggaaaagcgCCAGTTTTTGACAGGCCACAGACTCGCGGTGCCTCTAGTGGCCAAAAGCTGCATTGAGCCACAGTTAAGGTATCTTTTGAGAGTCCTGCTCAGACTGCAAAGCCTGCTCCACCGGTGGCTTTTGCTTTAAACACAGTGAGGAACTGAGACGTGCAGTTTACAGCATGTAGCGGGTCAGTTTATCCCCGTCCTCTGTGCTGTGACTGCAGCCAGGTGGTAGCGCTCAACATTCCCAGAGTTTTTAATGCTATGATTTGTCATTGCCGTTCGTATTACAATAAATCGTGAGTTAAGAAATGGTTTCAGTTCTTTGGATTTCTTAGTTTGAAAACGATGTCCAGTGTCAGGTCCTTACCTGCTGGAAAGGGGGACCGAAAGTGTCCTTCTTgtggtggtggctgtgtgtgtgtgtgtgtgtgtgtgtgtgtgtgtgagagagagagagagagagagagagagagagagagagagagagagaatgcccgCGTGTGCCCGCGCGCGCAATCGGTATCGAAGTTTCTAAAGTCTCACATTGAATTCCCTGCCTTCGCTATACCCCCCGAGGTGATCAGAACTCAGAGATGAGGAGCCTGAAAATTAAAGTGACTTTCGAATTCTCTCGGATGCAAAGATGGGGGATCAGTAAGAATTAATAAaagtgtccccctccccacccaaacAAAAAGGGGGCGGGGGAAGCGAACAAAAAGGCCGGTGGCTGAGCCGGATGCAGGCAGCTGGCCCTAAGCCCTGCCCGCTGGCTCTGTGCGCGAGCTGGGGTTCGGTATCCCAGCCTCCTGAAGAGTGGGAGGAGCTGGGCCTGTGTCAGGCTCCCTAAGCCGTTCCTTTCAAGCCCTGAATGCCTGAATGTGAGCTGCCCACCGCCCTCCCCCACTCTGCAACCCCACCCAgcggctcaaaaaaaaaaaaaaaaaaaaaaaaaaaagtttcaacaACAACAGGCTGGACCAATAGCGGCGCGCAAAGCCGGGGAAAGGGGCCGAGCAAAGGGCGCCCgagagtggagaaaggagaaagcggGCAAGCCTGGAGCGCGCGGGGCCGGGGCTCGGCGAGCTGGAGGAGCGTTgctaatgtttttgtttgtttgcttttctatgCATGCATAATGAGGGGGCGCCGCGGCACCACACGGGGGCTCCCGGCCCACTTTTGTATTTAAAGCCTCGCCGCGAGCGAGTCCGCAGCCGGGCTCCGCGGATCCGCTCCCCAGGCTCCGGGTCTCCGAGCAGAGCCGCACGCTCCGAGTTTCGGGGTCCTCCCTGCGCCTGGCGCCCAGAACTTCCCGGAGTGCGGCCCAGGCCGgggtagagggggaggggaccAAGCGTCCTGGTCGCGGGAAGGCGGGATGCCAGAGCTGCGAACTGCTACGCGCTACTGAGCCGGGAACGGAGGAGCCGCCGGCCGCACGACCTTCTGCAGGCGCCTTGCACCATGCACCCCCGGCGCCGCGCGCTCCTGCAGCCTCGCCGCGTCCCCCCGGGACGGCACTGAACGCTTCCAGCCGCCGATCGGAGCCGGACCTGCGTCGCCGCGCCTCTCAGGGAGCCCCGGCCGCGGTGCTGGAGCAAACACCCGCCTCTACCAGCCGCGGGGCCGCCGGCATGGATGGATGAGGACGCCCATGCCAGAAGTGCGCGGAACTCGGACAAACTTTTCCAGCGGCCCCGCGGCCGCCACCCGAGCCTCGTCTCCGCTCCGCACCGCGTCCGGCGGCCGCTGCTGCCCGCGATGCTAGCCGCACTGCTGGGCGGCGGCGGGGCCCGCACGGGGAGCTTGCCGGGCGCCTTGCTGTGCCTGATGgcgctgctgcagctgctgggcTCGGCGCCGCGGGGCTCCGGGCTGGCGCACGGCCGCCGCCTCATCTGCTGGCAGGCGCTGCTGCAGTGTCAGGGAGAGCCGGACTGCAGCTACGCCTACAGCCAGTACGCCGAGGCGTGTGCGCCGGTGCTCGCACAGCGCGGCGGAGCTGATGCTCCGGGGCCCGCCGGCGCCTTCCCCTCCTCGGCCGCGTCCTTCTCGCCGCGCTGGCGCTGCCCGAGCCACTGCATCTCGGCGCTCATCCAGCTCAACCACACGCGCCGCGGGCCCGCGCTGGAGGACTGCGACTGCGCGCAGGACGAACACTGCAGGTCCACCAAGCGCGCCATCGAGCCCTGTCTGCCGCGCACCAGCAGCGTGGGCCCGGGCGCCGGAGCGGGCTCGGTCATGGGCTGCACTGAGGCCCGGAGGCGCTGCGACCGGGACAGCCGCTGCAACCTGGCACTCAACCGCTATCTAGCCTACTGCGGCAAGCTTTTCAACGGTCTCCGCTGCACCGACGAGTGCCGCGCGGTCATCGAGGACATGCTGGCGGTGCCCAAGGCGGCGCTGCTTAACGACTGTGTGTGCGATGGGCTGGAGAGGCCCATCTGCGAGTCGGTCAAGGAGAACATGGCCCGCCTGTGCTTCGGCCCAGATGCGAGCAACGGTCCGGGCAGCAGCGGCTCGGACGGGGGCCTAGACGACTACTACGACGAAGAATATGACGACGAGCAGCGCGCTGGGGCCGCGGGCGGCGAGCAGCCCCTGGACGACGACGACGGCCTTGCGCGCCCGGGCGGCG is a window of Rattus rattus isolate New Zealand chromosome 14, Rrattus_CSIRO_v1, whole genome shotgun sequence DNA encoding:
- the Gas1 gene encoding growth arrest-specific protein 1 yields the protein MDEDAHARSARNSDKLFQRPRGRHPSLVSAPHRVRRPLLPAMLAALLGGGGARTGSLPGALLCLMALLQLLGSAPRGSGLAHGRRLICWQALLQCQGEPDCSYAYSQYAEACAPVLAQRGGADAPGPAGAFPSSAASFSPRWRCPSHCISALIQLNHTRRGPALEDCDCAQDEHCRSTKRAIEPCLPRTSSVGPGAGAGSVMGCTEARRRCDRDSRCNLALNRYLAYCGKLFNGLRCTDECRAVIEDMLAVPKAALLNDCVCDGLERPICESVKENMARLCFGPDASNGPGSSGSDGGLDDYYDEEYDDEQRAGAAGGEQPLDDDDGLARPGGGAAGAGGRGDLPHGPGRRSSSSGSGGHWVTRSSWTPFACLLLLLLLGSHL